From Lytechinus pictus isolate F3 Inbred chromosome 6, Lp3.0, whole genome shotgun sequence, the proteins below share one genomic window:
- the LOC129262785 gene encoding von Hippel-Lindau disease tumor suppressor-like, whose translation MGDHNNDDQSRAPPNPLKSRRSNVKAFVSFKNSTDRIVDVIWMNFAGQRQTYTENGLAPGRQLNMHTFEGHPWIVRDKVTGDTLEFVDHGVGRLIYMPERWDGERFYRAPIIKIRVPIYSLYERSLQIVRQLIHNQDNVDELEIPKQVKYDLCHVRDIIPQAP comes from the exons ATGGGGGATCACAACAACGATGATCAGAGCAGGGCTCCGCCGAATCCACTCAAATCAAGAAGATCAAACGTAAAAGCTTTTGTGTCGTTCAAGAACAGCACGGACAGAATCGTTGATGTGATATGGATGAACTTTGCTGGGCAGAGACAGACGTACACAGAG AACGGTCTTGCACCAGGGCGTCAGCTGAACATGCACACCTTCGAGGGGCACCCATGGATTGTACGAGACAAGGTCACAGGAGACACGTTGGAGTTTGTTGATCATGGTGTCGGAAGGCTGATCTACATGCCAGAGCGGTGGGACGGAGAAAGGTTTTATAGGGCTCCAATCATCAAGATAAGAGTTCCAA TCTACAGCCTATACGAGAGATCGTTACAAATCGTCAGACAGCTAATCCACAACCAAGACAATGTCGACGAACTTGAGATCCCTAAACAAGTCAAGTATGATCTCTGTCACGTGCGGGACATCATTCCGCAAGCTCCGTGA
- the LOC129263653 gene encoding uncharacterized protein LOC129263653 gives MSPPQKEKKSSSLPCEVFFACTRCGSRSRTVPQLLTHYKTAHKEEIANGTISNKEETISAEGQKIESRTKDAAEDKKGASSKKGSKEKKDDNESDVVYVEGSKKPAKPSGPVITHPEKDCVITRKRNVPLGMLEGKKNSLMVIFQHSDQNKPLPEGSSFKLRNTGGEQTYLVVANVDVDIIEQGKPPQGKPALGRPAKKAKTGK, from the coding sequence ATGAGTCCGCCTCAGAAAGAGAAGAAGTCTTCTTCTCTGCCATGCGAGGTATTCTTTGCCTGTACACGCTGCGGCTCTCGCTCACGAACAGTGCCTCAGCTTCTCACCCACTACAAAACAGCGCATAAGGAAGAGATTGCAAATGGAACCATCTCAAACAAGGAAGAGACAATTTCAGCAGAGGGACAGAAAATTGAGAGTCGGACCAAAGATGCTGCAGAAGACAAGAAGGGTGCCTCTTCCAAGAAAGGGTCCAAGGAGAAAAAAGATGATAATGAATCGGACGTCGTTTACGTTGAAGGGAGTAAAAAACCTGCGAAGCCATCTGGTCCAGTCATCACTCATCCGGAGAAGGACTGTGTTATTACAAGGAAACGGAACGTTCCGCTGGGTATGTTGGAGGGGAAGAAGAACTCCCTGATGGTAATCTTCCAGCATTCAGATCAGAACAAGCCCCTTCCTGAAGGATCGTCGTTCAAATTGCGTAACACCGGAGGCGAACAGACTTACCTGGTGGTCGCCAATGTTGATGTGGATATTATTGAACAGGGAAAACCACCGCAGGGTAAACCAGCACTGGGAAGGCCAGCTAAGAAAGCAAAGACTGGCAAGTGA
- the LOC129262784 gene encoding peroxisomal membrane protein 4-like, which produces MAASMVNKVLASGRYHDVLSILKGLRNGAVYGVKIRAPHALVMTFLFGSGSLRDKVRVILKATYTHSKNLASFVFLYKTMLVIMRRIEGKQQGAHSLLAGFLGGYIIFGENNKVNSQINMYLLSRILFGAARMARDKGLIPDPKFDVFPIFAAIVWAIVMWQFETHQPVLQQSLQNSMTYLYHDSNVWHSISDFLWRNKPGQI; this is translated from the exons atggcagcCTCCATGGTAAATAAAGTGTTGGCTTCAGGGCGTTACCACGATGTGTTATCCATTCTTAAAGGCCTTCGAAATGGTGCAGT atatGGTGTCAAGATTCGTGCCCCTCATGCACTGGTGATGACATTTTTGTTCGGATCTGGAAG TTTACGTGACAAGGTACGAGTCATTCTCAAAGCAACCTACACTCATTCCAAGAATCTTGCATCGTTTGTCTTCCTCTATAAAACAATGCTCGTCATCATGAGAAGAATAGAAGGCAAACAACAGGGGGCGCACTCTCTACTAGCGGGCTTCTTAGGAGGTTATATCATTTTTGGAGAGAATAACAAAGTTAATAGCCAG ATTAACATGTACCTACTATCCCGCATCTTATTCGGGGCTGCCCGGATGGCTCGCGACAAGGGCTTGATCCCGGACCCAAAATTTGACGTCTTCCCCATCTTTGCTGCCATCGTGTGGGCAATTGTCATGTGGCAGTTCGAAACCCACCAGCCTGTACTGCAGCAATCGCTTCAGAACTCCATGACGTATCTCTATCATGATTCCAACGTGTGGCACAGTATATCTGACTTCTTGTGGAGAAATAAACCTGGACAGATATGA